A genomic window from Desulfatiglans anilini DSM 4660 includes:
- a CDS encoding multiheme c-type cytochrome, with translation MKRFRLVATLFGAAVLLLVAVPRAGITQEEAVNVPKVKAFRIERSMSKEAVACIECHKREHPGIFADWAASRHAAANITCLDCHQAESFDPDVSREHEKQYQRSELPYGSPEYKVPVAAAVTPKDCSRCHPDEARQYNISKHANTLEIIWKIDSWLMKGMNSEFERLSGCYTCHGTVLKVKDGDLDPDTWPNVGVGRINLDGSRGSCTSCHTRHRFSVMEARKPEACGQCHLGPDHPQIEIFMESKHGDIYTAFGDTYNWTAAAGTWTAGVDYRAPTCAACHMSGSGSVLTSHDVTERLAWETQAPLTVRPQDFAAFPAATNYQIERDKMKDVCKQCHARSWVDGHFSKFDRVVEEYNTVYYEPAKKVFDELYEKQLLDKGRYFDERLEVDFYELWHHEGRRARFGAAMMAPDYAWWHGFYECKIRFNNFMEEARHLIENNQKAYVAKDFPNATGSTEVPPEAAPTGR, from the coding sequence ATGAAGCGATTCCGGTTGGTTGCGACGCTCTTCGGCGCCGCGGTGCTGCTCCTGGTGGCGGTGCCGCGCGCGGGGATCACCCAGGAGGAGGCCGTAAACGTTCCCAAGGTCAAGGCGTTCAGGATCGAGCGGAGCATGTCGAAGGAGGCCGTTGCCTGCATCGAATGCCACAAGCGGGAGCATCCCGGCATCTTTGCCGATTGGGCGGCTAGCCGGCACGCAGCCGCCAACATCACCTGCCTAGATTGCCACCAGGCCGAGTCCTTCGATCCCGATGTGAGCCGGGAGCACGAAAAGCAGTACCAGCGCTCCGAACTGCCTTACGGGTCGCCTGAGTACAAGGTCCCTGTCGCCGCAGCCGTGACGCCCAAGGACTGCTCACGCTGCCACCCGGATGAAGCCAGACAGTACAACATCAGCAAGCATGCCAACACCCTCGAGATCATCTGGAAGATCGACTCCTGGCTCATGAAGGGCATGAACAGCGAATTCGAGCGGCTGAGCGGATGCTACACCTGCCATGGGACGGTGCTCAAGGTGAAGGACGGGGATCTCGACCCCGACACCTGGCCGAATGTGGGCGTCGGGCGGATCAACCTGGACGGGAGCCGCGGCAGCTGCACGAGCTGCCACACGCGCCACCGCTTCTCGGTCATGGAGGCGCGCAAACCCGAGGCCTGCGGGCAATGCCACCTCGGCCCGGATCACCCGCAGATCGAGATCTTCATGGAATCGAAGCACGGCGACATCTACACCGCGTTCGGCGACACTTACAACTGGACCGCCGCCGCCGGCACCTGGACGGCCGGGGTGGATTACCGGGCCCCCACCTGCGCAGCCTGCCACATGTCGGGCTCGGGCTCCGTGCTGACCTCACACGACGTGACCGAGCGGCTGGCATGGGAGACCCAGGCGCCCTTGACCGTCCGGCCACAGGATTTTGCCGCGTTCCCGGCGGCGACCAACTACCAGATCGAACGGGACAAGATGAAGGATGTCTGCAAGCAGTGCCACGCCCGGAGCTGGGTCGACGGACACTTCTCCAAGTTCGACCGCGTCGTCGAAGAATACAACACGGTCTACTACGAACCTGCCAAGAAGGTGTTCGACGAGCTGTATGAAAAACAGCTGCTGGACAAGGGCCGTTATTTCGACGAACGCCTCGAGGTGGATTTTTACGAACTTTGGCACCACGAAGGCCGGAGGGCCCGTTTCGGCGCCGCCATGATGGCCCCGGACTACGCCTGGTGGCACGGGTTTTACGAGTGCAAGATCCGCTTCAACAACTTTATGGAAGAGGCGCGCCACCTGATCGAAAACAACCAGAAGGCCTATGTGGCGAAGGATTTCCCGAATGCGACCGGCTCTACGGAGGTGCCGCCCGAGGCTGCCCCGACAGGCCGTTAG
- a CDS encoding cytochrome c3 family protein, whose amino-acid sequence MRTPFWKKILKPAIYITVGILVAFPLFSITYFTMVRTSTPQFCATCHEIRFAYNTWKTSSHVNNGQGFVADCMDCHLPAPHQTFEFFYAKTAHGIKDIVVHFIQDEYDHALNREKAYASFKNDQCLKCHRNILYLPEKRGAMLAHRSVIFARPGYEKRCVDCHRDLVHNPRPVYAYKQFEEGYRGL is encoded by the coding sequence ATGAGGACACCTTTCTGGAAGAAGATCCTCAAACCGGCCATCTACATCACCGTGGGTATCCTTGTAGCCTTTCCGCTGTTCAGCATCACCTATTTTACCATGGTCCGCACCTCGACACCGCAGTTCTGCGCCACGTGCCACGAGATCCGCTTCGCCTACAACACCTGGAAGACCTCCAGCCATGTCAACAACGGTCAGGGGTTCGTGGCCGACTGCATGGATTGCCACTTGCCGGCACCCCACCAGACCTTCGAATTCTTCTATGCCAAGACAGCGCACGGTATCAAGGACATCGTTGTCCATTTCATCCAGGACGAGTACGACCACGCCCTCAACCGCGAAAAGGCCTACGCGTCCTTCAAGAACGACCAATGCCTCAAATGCCACCGTAACATCCTGTATCTTCCTGAGAAGCGCGGGGCCATGCTGGCCCATCGCTCGGTGATCTTTGCGCGGCCGGGGTATGAAAAGCGATGCGTGGATTGCCACCGCGACCTGGTGCACAATCCGCGCCCGGTCTATGCGTATAAGCAGTTCGAAGAGGGATACAGAGGCCTGTGA
- a CDS encoding RsmB/NOP family class I SAM-dependent RNA methyltransferase, which translates to MPFVFPRYQVIVPDYPLFEEKLRDPLPVHLRVNQLKASPGAVRTALERTGISLLPSIDDAHGLYEAQGLDAPGNLLAYYMGQIHPQALTSCLAALVLQPAAGQCVLDLCAAPGGKTAHLAQLMGNRGLVVANELYASRQVPLGHTLARLGVANTVVTGYQAQEFPLRQRFDRVLADVPCSGEGRFRRVKAGSHARGSTGKTWMTDLQRKIILRAYDLLDEGGRLLYATCTYNPLENEAVVQYLLENREARLIPIQSGIAAEPGIQEWEDERYDRQLAMAARFYPHRVDSVGFFMALIGRP; encoded by the coding sequence ATGCCCTTCGTGTTTCCGCGTTACCAGGTTATCGTTCCTGATTACCCGCTCTTCGAAGAGAAGCTCCGCGATCCGCTTCCCGTGCACCTCCGGGTGAACCAATTGAAGGCCTCGCCCGGCGCGGTGCGCACCGCCCTCGAACGTACAGGCATCAGCCTGCTGCCTTCCATCGATGACGCCCACGGCTTGTATGAGGCGCAGGGCCTCGATGCCCCTGGAAATCTCCTGGCCTACTATATGGGGCAAATCCATCCTCAGGCGTTGACCTCCTGTCTCGCTGCCCTGGTCCTGCAGCCGGCGGCGGGGCAGTGTGTACTCGATCTGTGCGCTGCCCCGGGGGGAAAGACCGCCCATTTGGCACAGTTGATGGGAAACCGCGGGCTCGTCGTCGCCAATGAATTGTACGCAAGCCGCCAGGTCCCGCTGGGCCACACCCTGGCCCGCCTGGGGGTGGCCAATACGGTGGTGACGGGGTATCAGGCCCAGGAATTCCCGCTGCGGCAGCGTTTCGACCGGGTTCTGGCGGATGTTCCCTGCTCGGGCGAGGGGCGTTTCAGGCGCGTCAAGGCCGGTTCGCACGCCCGCGGTTCGACCGGCAAGACCTGGATGACGGACCTTCAGCGCAAGATCATCCTGCGGGCCTATGACCTTCTGGATGAAGGCGGGCGCCTGCTGTACGCCACCTGCACCTACAATCCCCTTGAAAACGAGGCGGTGGTCCAGTATCTTCTGGAGAACCGTGAGGCCCGCCTGATCCCGATCCAGTCGGGTATCGCCGCGGAACCTGGTATACAAGAGTGGGAAGATGAACGATACGACCGGCAATTGGCTATGGCCGCCCGATTCTATCCGCATCGGGTCGACTCCGTGGGATTCTTCATGGCCCTTATCGGCAGACCCTGA
- a CDS encoding NAD(P)/FAD-dependent oxidoreductase, whose product MLKDGEKGAILQRDKETYAIAPHLPCGVVSPETLRKIADAAEKFNCAALKVTSAARIAMVGIKEEDIDQVWAELGMAPGAAVGLCVRSVKVCPGTAFCKLAQQDSLGVGMKLDEIYHGMEFPSKTKMGVSGCNNQCAENCIKDVSLVGKKSGWTLMVGGCGTGKPRLADVLEEGLSTEDALKRIDKVLTYYKENANKGERVGKMIDRIGFDAFRSAVMG is encoded by the coding sequence ATGCTGAAAGACGGTGAAAAAGGAGCTATTCTTCAAAGGGACAAGGAAACCTATGCGATCGCACCCCACCTGCCCTGCGGGGTCGTGTCGCCCGAGACGTTGCGCAAGATTGCCGATGCGGCCGAGAAATTCAACTGCGCGGCCCTCAAGGTCACCAGCGCGGCCCGCATCGCCATGGTGGGGATCAAGGAAGAGGACATCGACCAGGTCTGGGCCGAACTCGGGATGGCGCCCGGCGCTGCGGTAGGCCTTTGTGTGCGGAGCGTCAAGGTCTGCCCCGGGACGGCCTTCTGCAAGCTGGCCCAGCAGGACAGCCTGGGCGTCGGCATGAAGCTCGACGAAATCTACCATGGCATGGAATTCCCGAGCAAAACGAAGATGGGCGTGAGCGGCTGCAATAACCAATGCGCCGAGAACTGCATCAAGGATGTCAGCCTTGTCGGAAAGAAGAGCGGCTGGACGCTGATGGTGGGGGGCTGCGGGACCGGTAAACCCCGTCTGGCCGATGTCCTCGAGGAGGGCCTCAGCACGGAAGACGCCCTGAAGCGCATCGACAAGGTCTTGACCTACTACAAGGAAAACGCCAACAAAGGCGAGCGCGTCGGCAAGATGATCGACCGGATCGGGTTCGATGCCTTTCGCAGCGCTGTGATGGGGTAG